The proteins below are encoded in one region of Ricinus communis isolate WT05 ecotype wild-type chromosome 6, ASM1957865v1, whole genome shotgun sequence:
- the LOC8264258 gene encoding beta-taxilin isoform X2, which translates to MDNVDANQLPEVDSLPDGFVDGSIESLAPPTPPFEQEKPLSVRNKDSISEIVHPTGGLPEFSANESQTSQESNEKVEGTATILDSANLVSNTSIEVSGCSELNEQVSGNCQSSDRSVQGGSSTYATDVKEMSSSESLQSQKGRKLETPEAKRKNPKRSFKSEKEFLEFTLKYQQVLAERDAAIAMRNKLESLCRELQRQNKMLMEECKRVSTEGQTLRLDLSTKFQDAIKDVSIRLEEQKEECFSQLKENEMLRTKLKQLADQYAVSEQQHAQKLKQKSLELQIAELKIKQHEEKLVHEQSQMKVYAEQVSQLLATEKNLRMKLTADGEKFQQFQDALLKSNEVFETFKQEIEKRTKSIKKLKKENVFLKSKTEKSDVTLIELVEERERLKKQLEKTKNQKEKLESLCRSLQAERKQNSNGGNTPDTVRNDH; encoded by the exons ATGGACAATGTAGATGCAAATCAGCTTCCCGAAGTGGATTCATTGCCAGATGGGTTTGTTGATGGCTCCATTGAATCTTTGGCTCCTCCAACCCCTCCTTTTGAACAAGAGAAGCCTTTGAGTGTTCGCAACAAGGACAGTATCTCAGAAATTGTTCATCCAACTGGAGGATTGCCAGAATTTTCAGCAAATGAATCTCAAACAAGCCAAGAAAGCAATGAGAAG GTGGAAGGTACAGCAACCATACTGGATTCAGCTAACTTAGTCTCCAACACTTCAATTGAGGTATCTGGATGCAGTGAGTTAAACGAACAAGTTTCAGGGAATTGTCAAAGTTCAGATAGAT CTGTTCAAGGAGGTTCAAGTACATATGCTACAGATGTAAAGGAAATGTCTTCATCTGAAAGCTTACAATCACAGAAAGGCAGAAAACTA GAAACTCCTGAAGCCAAACGTAAGAATCCAAAACGGTCTTTTAAATCAGAAAAAGAGTTTCTAGAGTTCACTTTGAAGTACCAACAAGTTCTTGCTGAAAGAGATGCAG CAATTGCCATGCGTAATAAACTTGAGTCACTCTGCAGAGAGTTACAACGCCAGAATAAAATGTTAATG GAAGAATGCAAAAGGGTGTCAACCGAAGGGCAAACTTTGAGATTGGATTTGTCTACTAAGTTCCAAGATGCAATCAAG GATGTGAGCATCAGGTTAGAGGAACAGAAAGAGGAATGTTTCTCTCAGTTGAAGGAGAACGAAAT GTTAAGAACTAAGCTCAAGCAACTGGCCGATCAGTATGCTGTTTCTGAACAGCAACATGCACAGAAG TTAAAGCAGAAATCGCTAGAACTTCAGATTGctgaattgaagatcaagcaaCATGAAGAGAAATTAGTCCATGAGCAGTCTCAGATGAAAGTATATGCTGAACAGGTGTCACAGTTATTAGCAACTGAAAAGAATTTGCGCATGAAATTAACAGCTGACGGAGAAAAATTTCAACAATTTCAG GATGCATTATTAAAGAGCAACGAGGTTTTTGAAACATTTAAGCAAGAGATTGAGAAG AGGACGAAATCGATCAAGAAACTCAAGAAAGAAAACGTGTTCTTGAAGAGCAAGACTGAGAAGTCAGATGTTACTCTTATAGAACTTGTTGAGGAG CGTGAGAGATTGAAGAAGCAACTGGAGAAAACAAAGAATCAGAAAGAGAAGTTGGAATCGTTGTGCCGGTCTCTTCAAGCTGAAAGGAAGCAGAATTCTAATGGGGGAAACACCCCTGACACAGTTCGGAATGATCACTAA
- the LOC8264258 gene encoding beta-taxilin isoform X3: protein MDNVDANQLPEVDSLPDGFVDGSIESLAPPTPPFEQEKPLSVRNKDSISEIVHPTGGLPEFSANESQTSQESNEKVGNMRTLFDASVLIVDHAHVEQVEGTATILDSANLVSNTSIEVSGCSELNEQVSGNCQSSDRSVQGGSSTYATDVKEMSSSESLQSQKGRKLETPEAKRKNPKRSFKSEKEFLEFTLKYQQVLAERDAAIAMRNKLESLCRELQRQNKMLMEECKRVSTEGQTLRLDLSTKFQDAIKDVSIRLEEQKEECFSQLKENEMLRTKLKQLADQYAVSEQQHAQKLKQKSLELQIAELKIKQHEEKLVHEQSQMKVYAEQVSQLLATEKNLRMKLTADGEKFQQFQDALLKSNEVFETFKQEIEKRTKSIKKLKKENVFLKSKTEKSDVTLIELVEEHNWF, encoded by the exons ATGGACAATGTAGATGCAAATCAGCTTCCCGAAGTGGATTCATTGCCAGATGGGTTTGTTGATGGCTCCATTGAATCTTTGGCTCCTCCAACCCCTCCTTTTGAACAAGAGAAGCCTTTGAGTGTTCGCAACAAGGACAGTATCTCAGAAATTGTTCATCCAACTGGAGGATTGCCAGAATTTTCAGCAAATGAATCTCAAACAAGCCAAGAAAGCAATGAGAAGGTGGGAAACATGAGAACGTTATTTGATGCTTCTGTGCTTATAGTGGATCATGCCCATGTGGAACAGGTGGAAGGTACAGCAACCATACTGGATTCAGCTAACTTAGTCTCCAACACTTCAATTGAGGTATCTGGATGCAGTGAGTTAAACGAACAAGTTTCAGGGAATTGTCAAAGTTCAGATAGAT CTGTTCAAGGAGGTTCAAGTACATATGCTACAGATGTAAAGGAAATGTCTTCATCTGAAAGCTTACAATCACAGAAAGGCAGAAAACTA GAAACTCCTGAAGCCAAACGTAAGAATCCAAAACGGTCTTTTAAATCAGAAAAAGAGTTTCTAGAGTTCACTTTGAAGTACCAACAAGTTCTTGCTGAAAGAGATGCAG CAATTGCCATGCGTAATAAACTTGAGTCACTCTGCAGAGAGTTACAACGCCAGAATAAAATGTTAATG GAAGAATGCAAAAGGGTGTCAACCGAAGGGCAAACTTTGAGATTGGATTTGTCTACTAAGTTCCAAGATGCAATCAAG GATGTGAGCATCAGGTTAGAGGAACAGAAAGAGGAATGTTTCTCTCAGTTGAAGGAGAACGAAAT GTTAAGAACTAAGCTCAAGCAACTGGCCGATCAGTATGCTGTTTCTGAACAGCAACATGCACAGAAG TTAAAGCAGAAATCGCTAGAACTTCAGATTGctgaattgaagatcaagcaaCATGAAGAGAAATTAGTCCATGAGCAGTCTCAGATGAAAGTATATGCTGAACAGGTGTCACAGTTATTAGCAACTGAAAAGAATTTGCGCATGAAATTAACAGCTGACGGAGAAAAATTTCAACAATTTCAG GATGCATTATTAAAGAGCAACGAGGTTTTTGAAACATTTAAGCAAGAGATTGAGAAG AGGACGAAATCGATCAAGAAACTCAAGAAAGAAAACGTGTTCTTGAAGAGCAAGACTGAGAAGTCAGATGTTACTCTTATAGAACTTGTTGAGGAG CATAATTGGTTTTAA
- the LOC8264257 gene encoding transcription factor GTE6, which translates to MEAITSSIPDFGSYDFGNSVEIDGYKHRVDELFHKVDKLEQRVNEVELFYLNVNKKQQQQSGGGGNSKGSSIVKDNNNKERHSVPSIRKQQQDASKREAAASKRMQELMRQFGTILRQITQHKWAWPFMQPVDVKGLGLHDYYEVIDKPMDFSTIKNQMETKDGTGYKNVREICADVRLVFKNAMKYNDERSDVHVMAKTLLAKFEEKWLQLLPKVTEEEKRREMEEAEAQLDMQLAQEAVHAKMARELSNELYEIDTHLDELRDMVVQKCRKISTEEKRKLGAALTRLSPEDLTKALEIVAQNNPGFQATAEEVDLDIDAQTESTLWRLKFFVKDALEVQGKNAASAGGNNNNNNSNTTTNNNNSNNKRKKEICDAIAKTAKKRNKKASA; encoded by the exons ATGGAAGCAATAACTTCATCAATTCCAGATTTCGGTTCTTACGATTTTGGTAATTCAGTGGAAATCGACGGTTACAAACACCGTGTTGATGAACTTTTCCATAAAGTTGATAAg cTTGAGCAAAGAGTGAATGAAGTAGAACTTTTCTACctaaatgtaaataaaaagcagcagcagcaaagtggtggtggtggtaaCTCAAAAGGTAGCTCAATTGTGaaggataataataataaggagAGACATAGTGTACCCAGTATTAGGAAACAGCAACAAGATGCTTCTAAAAGAGAGGCTGCTGCTTCTAAGAGAATGCAAGAACTTATGCGCCAATTCGGCACCATTTTGCGCCAG ATCACACAGCACAAGTGGGCATGGCCCTTTATGCAACCCGTAGATGTCAAAGGTCTTGGCTTACATGACTACTATGAG GTTATTGACAAGCCCATGGACTTCAGTAccataaaaaatcaaatggaGACTAAAGATGGTACTGGATACAAGAACGTTAGGGAGATATGTGCTGACGTGAGATTAGTTTTTAAGAATGCAATGAAATATAATGACGAAAGAAGCGATGTTCATGTTATGGCCAAAACATTGCTGGCGAAATTTGAGGAGAAGTGGCTGCAACTATTGCCTAAAGTCACTGAAGAG GAGAAAAGGCGAGAAATGGAGGAAGCAGAGGCTCAGTTGGACATGCAACTTGCTCAGGAGGCTGTTCATGCTAAAATGGCAAGAGAATTAAGTAATGAG ctttatgagattgataCACATTTGGATGAACTCAGAGACATGGTCGTTCAAAAGTGCAG AAAAATATCAActgaagagaaaagaaagctTGGGGCGGCTCTCACTAGATTGTCTCCTGAAGATCTGACAAAAGCATTGGAGATTGTTGCTCAAAATAATCCAGGTTTTCAAGCTACTGCTGAAGAGGTGGACCTTGACATTGATGCACAG ACTGAGTCCACTCTTTGGAGGTTAAAATTTTTTGTGAAAGATGCTCTGGAAGTTCAGGGAAAAAATGCAGCAAGTGCAGGtggcaataataataacaacaacagTAACACCACcaccaacaataataatagtaacaaCAAGCGGAAAAAGGAGATTTGTGATGCAATTGCCAAAACTGCcaagaaaaggaataaaaagGCCTCTGCTTGA
- the LOC125370432 gene encoding uncharacterized protein LOC125370432 translates to MDEEFEDSLSLCDLPLHQETETNTFPDQELPNCPSNQDLFEFSLTPNSKIDPTLHNVIFCGKNMSCKMEEPTNALYDEGNSLFPSNSTQLLSKSCRSNSFHMQTLKPSPPTRLTRSFRYQSGNSRKHKFMIGLARIPPEMELSDIRKRQRRQAPISMFPAKVPSDETPVATSNEGDRKVNQCLLKPLKCRSYLKRGLSKVHLGCMQLK, encoded by the coding sequence ATGGatgaagaatttgaagatTCTCTCTCCTTATGCGATCTTCCACTCCACCAAGAAACTGAAACCAATACTTTTCCTGATCAAGAGCTGCCCAACTGTCCTTCAAACCAAGATTTATTTGAGTTCTCCTTAACTCCGAACTCAAAAATAGACCCAACACTGCATAACGTCATCTTCTGTGGAAAAAATATGTCCTGCAAAATGGAAGAACCCACTAATGCTTTATATGATGAAGGAAACTCTCTATTCCCTTCAAATTCAACTCAGCTGCTAAGCAAAAGCTGCCGTTCAAACTCATTTCATATGCAGACCTTAAAACCTTCTCCACCGACACGTTTAACTAGGAGTTTCCGCTACCAGTCGGGTAATTCAAGGAAGCACAAATTCATGATAGGATTGGCAAGAATCCCACCAGAAATGGAGCTTAGCGATATTAGAAAGAGACAACGCCGACAGGCCCCAATATCAATGTTTCCAGCAAAGGTGCCCAGTGATGAAACACCAGTTGCCACCAGCAATGAAGGTGACAGGAAGGTTAATCAGTGTCTGCTCAAGCCACTGAAATGCAGATCATATCTTAAGAGGGGGTTGTCTAAGGTTCATCTTGGATGTATGCAACTTAAGTGA
- the LOC8264258 gene encoding beta-taxilin isoform X1, whose protein sequence is MDNVDANQLPEVDSLPDGFVDGSIESLAPPTPPFEQEKPLSVRNKDSISEIVHPTGGLPEFSANESQTSQESNEKVGNMRTLFDASVLIVDHAHVEQVEGTATILDSANLVSNTSIEVSGCSELNEQVSGNCQSSDRSVQGGSSTYATDVKEMSSSESLQSQKGRKLETPEAKRKNPKRSFKSEKEFLEFTLKYQQVLAERDAAIAMRNKLESLCRELQRQNKMLMEECKRVSTEGQTLRLDLSTKFQDAIKDVSIRLEEQKEECFSQLKENEMLRTKLKQLADQYAVSEQQHAQKLKQKSLELQIAELKIKQHEEKLVHEQSQMKVYAEQVSQLLATEKNLRMKLTADGEKFQQFQDALLKSNEVFETFKQEIEKRTKSIKKLKKENVFLKSKTEKSDVTLIELVEERERLKKQLEKTKNQKEKLESLCRSLQAERKQNSNGGNTPDTVRNDH, encoded by the exons ATGGACAATGTAGATGCAAATCAGCTTCCCGAAGTGGATTCATTGCCAGATGGGTTTGTTGATGGCTCCATTGAATCTTTGGCTCCTCCAACCCCTCCTTTTGAACAAGAGAAGCCTTTGAGTGTTCGCAACAAGGACAGTATCTCAGAAATTGTTCATCCAACTGGAGGATTGCCAGAATTTTCAGCAAATGAATCTCAAACAAGCCAAGAAAGCAATGAGAAGGTGGGAAACATGAGAACGTTATTTGATGCTTCTGTGCTTATAGTGGATCATGCCCATGTGGAACAGGTGGAAGGTACAGCAACCATACTGGATTCAGCTAACTTAGTCTCCAACACTTCAATTGAGGTATCTGGATGCAGTGAGTTAAACGAACAAGTTTCAGGGAATTGTCAAAGTTCAGATAGAT CTGTTCAAGGAGGTTCAAGTACATATGCTACAGATGTAAAGGAAATGTCTTCATCTGAAAGCTTACAATCACAGAAAGGCAGAAAACTA GAAACTCCTGAAGCCAAACGTAAGAATCCAAAACGGTCTTTTAAATCAGAAAAAGAGTTTCTAGAGTTCACTTTGAAGTACCAACAAGTTCTTGCTGAAAGAGATGCAG CAATTGCCATGCGTAATAAACTTGAGTCACTCTGCAGAGAGTTACAACGCCAGAATAAAATGTTAATG GAAGAATGCAAAAGGGTGTCAACCGAAGGGCAAACTTTGAGATTGGATTTGTCTACTAAGTTCCAAGATGCAATCAAG GATGTGAGCATCAGGTTAGAGGAACAGAAAGAGGAATGTTTCTCTCAGTTGAAGGAGAACGAAAT GTTAAGAACTAAGCTCAAGCAACTGGCCGATCAGTATGCTGTTTCTGAACAGCAACATGCACAGAAG TTAAAGCAGAAATCGCTAGAACTTCAGATTGctgaattgaagatcaagcaaCATGAAGAGAAATTAGTCCATGAGCAGTCTCAGATGAAAGTATATGCTGAACAGGTGTCACAGTTATTAGCAACTGAAAAGAATTTGCGCATGAAATTAACAGCTGACGGAGAAAAATTTCAACAATTTCAG GATGCATTATTAAAGAGCAACGAGGTTTTTGAAACATTTAAGCAAGAGATTGAGAAG AGGACGAAATCGATCAAGAAACTCAAGAAAGAAAACGTGTTCTTGAAGAGCAAGACTGAGAAGTCAGATGTTACTCTTATAGAACTTGTTGAGGAG CGTGAGAGATTGAAGAAGCAACTGGAGAAAACAAAGAATCAGAAAGAGAAGTTGGAATCGTTGTGCCGGTCTCTTCAAGCTGAAAGGAAGCAGAATTCTAATGGGGGAAACACCCCTGACACAGTTCGGAATGATCACTAA